The following coding sequences are from one Candoia aspera isolate rCanAsp1 chromosome 13, rCanAsp1.hap2, whole genome shotgun sequence window:
- the CHRNA3 gene encoding neuronal acetylcholine receptor subunit alpha-3 — MSPEGFTAEWQIQNAMARRSGMQLVLFPLFFFLRDVFCSEDEHRLYGELFANYNNIIRPVEHVSDPVMVWFEVSLTQLVKVDEVNQIMETNLWLKHIWNDYKLRWNPDNYGGVQYIRVPSNKIWKPDIMLYNNAIGDFQVDDKTKALLNYTGNVTWMPPAIFKSSCKIDVTYFPFDYQNCTMKFGSWTYDKAQIDLVLIGSTMNLKDYWESGEWAIIKAPGYKHDIKYNCCEDLYPDITYSLYIRRLPLFYTINMIIPCLLISFLTVLVFYLPSDCGEKVTLCISVLLSLTVFLLVITETIPSTSLVIPLIGEYLLFTMLFVTLSIVITVFVLNVHYRTPSTHTMPEWVKMVFLDFLPRIMFMTRPTSNEDEGRSQKVKPSYNTELSQLNFIHIPDSRCCQDFFPCQGLTYACCQHEHKNYLKGTSNLTQSSSSESMDALFSSPLMSPEVRDVMDSIKYIAENMKLQNEAKETQDDWKYVAMVIDRIFLWVFILVCILGTAGLFLQPLMIRDEI; from the exons ATGTCTCCAGAAGGGTTTACGGCTGAGTGGCAAATTCAGAACGCCATGGCGAGGAGGTCTGGCATGCAGCTTGTGttgtttccccttttcttcttcttgagaG ATGTCTTTTGTTCTGAAGACGAGCACCGGCTTTATGGTGAATTGTTTGCCAATTATAACAATATCATCAGGCCTGTTGAACATGTATCTGATCCTGTCATGGTTTGGTTTGAAGTGTCTTTGACTCAGCTGGTAAAGGTG GATGAAGTGAACCAGATTATGGAGACCAATTTATGGCTGAAGCat ATCTGGAATGATTACAAACTCAGATGGAATCCAGACAACTATGGAGGGGTGCAGTACATCCGAGTGCCATCAAATAAGATCTGGAAGCCAGATATCATGTTGTATAACAA TGCAATTGGGGACTTCCAGGTGGATGACAAAACAAAAGCTTTGCTGAATTACACCGGAAACGTAACATGGATGCCTCCAGCCATATTTAAGAGCTCGTGTAAAATAGATGTGACCTACTTTCCCTTCGACTACCAGAATTGCACAATGAAGTTTGGCTCTTGGACCTATGACAAAGCTCAGATTGACTTAGTCCTCATTGGTTCCACAATGAACCTCAAGGATTACTGGGAAAGTGGAGAGTGGGCCATCATCAAAGCACCAGGCTATAAGCACGACATCAAATACAACTGCTGCGAGGACCTCTACCCAGATATCACCTACTCTCTGTACATCAGACGGCTGCCCTTGTTTTACACCATCAACATGATCATCCCGTGCCTTCTGATCTCCTTTTTGACCGTGCTGGTGTTTTACCTTCCATCAGACTGCGGCGAGAAAGTAACCCTGTGCATCTCGGTCCTCTTGTCCTTGACGGTTTTCCTCCTGGTCATAACCGAGACCATTCCATCCACTTCACTGGTGATCCCGTTGATCGGGGAGTACCTCCTCTTCACCATGCTGTTTGTCACCCTCTCAATCGTCATCACGGTCTTTGTACTTAACGTTCACTACAGAACTCCCAGCACACACACCATGCCAGAGTGGGTGAAGATGGTTTTCCTAGACTTTCTCCCTCGAATCATGTTCATGACGCGACCCACCAGCAACGAAGATGAGGGCAGAAGCCAGAAGGTGAAGCCATCTTACAATACGGAGCTCTCCCAGTTGAACTTCATCCATATCCCAGACAGCAGGTGCTGCCAAGACTTCTTCCCATGCCAAGGGCTCACATATGCTTGCTGCCAGCATGAGCACAAAAATTACTTGAAGGGGACCAGCAACCTGACCCAGAGCTCCAGTTCGGAGTCCATGGATGCTCTGTTTTCATCTCCATTGATGTCACCAGAAGTGAGAGATGTGATGGATAGCATTAAATACATTGCTGAAAACATGAAGCTACAGAACGAAGCCAAGGAG ACTCAAGATGACTGGAAATATGTTGCCATGGTAATTGATCGCATTTTCCTGTGGGTGTTTATTCTTGTGTGTATTTTGGGGACAGCAGGATTGTTCCTGCAACCACTGATGATCAGAGATGAAATTTGA